One stretch of Candidatus Micrarchaeia archaeon DNA includes these proteins:
- a CDS encoding GTPase — MPYSERKFYSQLVELLRTADVAIEMVDARFPEETRIGKLERRFGKKILVVASKSDLIPKERRLPRFIYFSSRTREGAGEIISRARKIALENPYRKTKEGKIVVFGIPNVGKSSLINTLRKKYSAKTGFRAGLTKGPQWIRLSKDLMLCDTAGVYEIGENDKSLALKSALDVTEMDKPEQAAAELISKSFSLSPNPLLRHYGISSATDAEDVLEQIAKKRGLLKKQGVLNVTEAAKVLIRDFQKGKFVF, encoded by the coding sequence ATGCCCTACTCGGAAAGGAAATTCTATTCGCAGCTCGTGGAGCTTCTGCGCACCGCGGACGTGGCGATAGAGATGGTGGATGCGCGCTTTCCAGAGGAAACCCGCATAGGCAAGCTCGAGCGCAGGTTCGGCAAAAAAATCCTTGTGGTCGCTTCAAAATCCGATTTGATTCCGAAGGAGCGCCGGCTTCCCAGATTCATCTACTTCAGCTCGCGCACCCGCGAAGGCGCAGGGGAAATAATATCCCGGGCGCGCAAAATTGCGCTCGAAAACCCATACCGCAAGACCAAGGAAGGCAAAATCGTGGTTTTCGGGATTCCCAACGTGGGCAAGTCCTCGCTCATAAACACGCTCAGGAAGAAATACTCGGCCAAGACCGGCTTCAGGGCCGGGCTCACCAAAGGGCCCCAGTGGATACGCCTTTCCAAAGACCTGATGCTCTGCGACACCGCCGGAGTCTATGAAATAGGCGAGAACGACAAGTCCCTCGCGCTCAAGAGCGCTCTCGACGTAACCGAGATGGACAAGCCCGAGCAGGCAGCAGCCGAACTAATCTCAAAATCGTTTTCCCTCTCCCCGAACCCGCTCCTCAGGCACTACGGGATTTCTTCAGCCACTGATGCCGAGGACGTGCTCGAGCAGATTGCGAAAAAGCGCGGCCTGCTCAAAAAGCAGGGTGTACTGAACGTCACAGAAGCCGCGAAAGTGCTCATCCGCGACTTCCAGAAAGGAAAGTTCGTTTTTTAG
- the map gene encoding type II methionyl aminopeptidase, which produces MLSETDREDFIQSGRITAKVRDESKSLIMVDESLLDIAETIEQMIAGEGAKCAFPATISVNEKAAHFSPETNCDLLLTENDVVKVDLGASLNDALTDTAYTVDLSNNQTKLVGASEKALAEAIKLMVPGTHVSDVSAAIEDTIKSFGFHPISNLSGHMIRKGILHAGVDIPAVRNSSPYVLEEGDIFAIEPFASTGSGFVQDTDQVEIFSLINPKPLRLPQARKIQEYIMRERVLLPFAQRWLDSAGFSRLMVGTALKEMIAQRILVSYPVLKDSGDGLVSQAEHTILVSEKPLVLTK; this is translated from the coding sequence ATGAATCTCTCCTAGACATAGCCGAAACCATAGAGCAGATGATAGCTGGCGAAGGGGCAAAGTGCGCCTTTCCAGCAACGATATCAGTAAACGAGAAGGCAGCCCATTTCAGCCCAGAGACCAACTGCGACCTGCTGCTCACTGAAAATGACGTGGTAAAGGTTGATTTAGGTGCCTCGCTGAACGATGCGCTCACCGACACCGCCTACACTGTCGACCTTTCCAACAACCAAACCAAGTTAGTGGGGGCAAGCGAGAAGGCGCTTGCGGAAGCGATAAAGCTCATGGTTCCCGGAACCCACGTATCCGACGTCTCAGCGGCCATAGAAGACACCATAAAATCCTTCGGCTTCCACCCGATTTCCAATCTCAGCGGCCACATGATACGGAAAGGAATCCTGCATGCAGGCGTGGACATCCCGGCAGTCCGCAACTCCAGCCCCTATGTCCTTGAGGAAGGCGACATATTCGCCATAGAGCCGTTCGCAAGCACAGGAAGCGGATTCGTCCAGGACACGGATCAGGTGGAGATATTTTCCCTAATCAACCCGAAGCCCCTGCGCCTTCCGCAGGCGCGCAAAATCCAGGAGTACATAATGCGCGAGCGCGTCCTCCTCCCGTTCGCGCAGAGGTGGCTCGATTCAGCTGGCTTCTCCAGGCTCATGGTCGGGACCGCGCTCAAGGAGATGATAGCGCAGCGCATCCTGGTTTCATACCCAGTGCTCAAGGATTCCGGCGACGGGCTGGTGAGCCAGGCAGAGCACACGATTCTTGTTTCGGAAAAGCCTCTCGTGCTCACCAAATAG